The following is a genomic window from Artemia franciscana chromosome 4, ASM3288406v1, whole genome shotgun sequence.
GAGCCCGAACCTCGAAATATTACATGAAAGGGTTCTATGCCACACTATGACGAGGTACAAACGCCCCTTGATCTCTTCCGAATGTTTATCACAGAAGACATTCTTTCAAACATTGTGGACCAAACGAATCTGAATGCCATGAGAAAGAAGAATCTTGCTCTGAAACTTTCCCTTGAAGAGCTGCGCAGATTTCTTGGAGTTCAAATGCTTATGAGCATTCTCAAACTTCCGGCTGTTAGAATGTACTGGGAGAATGGAATACGATATTCCCCGGTGGCTGATACCATGAGCAGAGATAGGTTCATCAGCTTGAGGTCTTTTTTCCACATTTGCGATGACACCTTAATGATACCGAAAGGGGAGATTGGTCGTGATAAACTGTTCAAGATCAGAAGACTATACGACGCATTCAGggagaatctgaaaaaaatagacccTGAAGAGATCCAAAGTATTGACGAACAGATGATCCCATTCAAAGGAAGAATTGGATTTCGACAGTACTTGAAGGACAAGCCCCACTCGTGGGGTGTAAAGGTTTTCACGAGAGCCGGCATCAGCGGAATAGTGTATGACATAGAGATATATACAGGAAAAGGAGCTGTTGAAATTTCTGAACTTGGCCAAGGTACTGACGTTGTCCTTCGGCTTGTAGAAAATCTGCCAAGGTTCATGAACTTCAAGTTGTTCTTTGATAACTTCTATACTGGCATCGATCTCATTCACAAGCTCCGGGTTGAATATGGCATCGAGTCTTGTGGTACGATACGCAGCAACAGAATGAGGGGCGCTGTTCTAGATACCGACGCCAACATGAAGAAGAAAGGACGAGGGTCAGTGGACTTCCGTTTTGAAGGACATTCAGAAGTATCGGTAGTAAAATGGTATGACAACAAACCAGTCCATTTGGCTTCTTCATACTGTGCAGTCACCCCAATTGATAAGTGTCAGAGATGGGATGGCACAACACGGAAATACGTCGAAGTTGATCGCCCCCGAATCGTCCGTGACTACAACAAATCAATGGGGGCGTAGATCTTGCTGACATCTTCCTGGAGCTTTACAGGACTGACATTCGCTCTAAGAAATGGTATATGAGGATTGTGTACTACTTCTTTGACATGGCTGTGAACAACGCCTGGCTGATACACCGCCGACAGTGTAAGCAGATCAATGTTCAGCACATGTCTCTGCTGTACTTCAAAATAGACATTGCTCGTGGGTTGGTTCTTACTGGCGTATCTCAAAGTCCTCGAGTTGGAAGACCATCCTTATCAGTGACCAAGCGCAATACGACTACCTCGCGAGACGGGATGCCTTCGGAATCAGTGAGGTTTGACCAGACCTCGCATTTTCCGGATACGACTGAAAAGGGAAGGTGTCGCTATGAGAAGTGCGTTAGGGGTGGAACCAGTCGAATCATGTGTTCGAAGTGCAAAGTTCGACTGTGTTGGAACTCAGATCGCAACTGTTTCACAAATTTTCACCTAAAATAGTATCTGTATATACCTGACGTGACCATATGGTAACCATTCACATTTTGGAtatggaatgaaataaaaatttaaaaaaaataaacctgttCTAGTTGAACCTCCAGGGTCACTCTCtgctattttcagaatttttacgcAACTCCTTCTTGGTTCAGGTCTGAAAGGGTTAAACCAAGCTTGCAAAATGTCAAACAGCAAGGCAAATTGCTGACTCAAGCTTGtttaaaaccttaaattaaaaaaattgaattgggCTTTAAAAATGAGCCAATGGTAAGGCAACTGCCTCACTTGAGATTGTCTTGAATCTTCGATTTCGTaaataagtttgaaacaagCAAAATAAATCAATAGGAAAGCAGATCTTTGGTTTACCTTGATTGAAGCTTGGTTTCTTATGATTTCTACTAGAAATAAACTATCACCTTTTGGAAAATGAATCAGTAATTAATAAAATCTAAAGGTTAAAGTTTATaatgtaaaatatattgtttgtaTTCTATCAGATTAATGCCACTTCTTACctaatgtaaaatattttgtttttattctatcGTATTCACACCACTTCTTGGCTACCAAGGTCCTTGCGTCGACCCTGTACTGCGTTGCTACAGCTCTGTAGGAACTATGGGTCCCGTGAACCACCACAGGACTAATGTAATACATAAATTGTATAACATAACCAATTTGAAATATAAAGACTGTAAACTCGATTTTAATCTTACCTAAGCTAGGGTATAGTCATTCCCTACTTATACCATAGttgcattcttaaaaaattaaagaatgcaaatttttattaagatgagTAAATTGACCGCTATCGAAGATCGTGTACACTTTGCACCTGATGACACGTGTCACGCATGGCAGAACTAGAACATATGCGTTGTGAAGAGATGCAGTTTGGAGGATGTTGACCACCGGAGCAATGCGTGGCGGAACAAGTCTTAATAAAAAGTTTCTACAAATTTGGTGGCAAGGTGTagagtaataaataaaaaaaaaaatacgaattgaCCTTTTTTTAACCTTTATCTTAATAGAAATTcgcattctttaattttttaagaatgcaaCTATGCAATAAGTAGTGAATGACTATACCATAGCTTAGGTGAGATTAAAATCAAGTTCACAGTCTTTATATTTCAAATTGGTTGTGCTATACAATTTGAAATATAAAGACTGTGAACTTGATTTTAATCTCTTAGACACTTCCAAAAATTTAATACAGGCTTCACAGTATAGTTAGTTTTGattactttttaaatgaaaaaaaaaacttgccaagtGTTTCCGCTTCGATTTTCCGAATAGTTAAgtaattttgccaaaatttttctCTTATCTCACAAAAATACCATTTGTAACACACAATTTCTCTTTGGGTGGCAGAAACACTGCAAAAGTCAAGATTCAAATCAAAACTGAATATAATTTaaagaagaattttgtttattaaatgatattatttaggttataaaataaaaactgattggcaagataattttatttgcaGCGATTTCCCTTCCTACCCCTTTACCTGGAACGGAAACAAATTACCTCTTAAcacataagaataaaataattatgtaaattatatttatataaataattatataaaagtaACCCTTCTGAAAAAAGTATAATGGTGCtaatagctaaaaaaattatgtatctaCACCTgttcatgtttaaaaaaaattctatgtttACTACGGAGTAGTAAAGCCAGTAAAGCCTGGAGCAAAggattgctgtttttttttcaggtgatatAATGTCAAAATGTTCCAACATTTCTCAGTTATGTTCCATGCTCCGTCTCTGTCTTTCATTGGAACCAGCACATAATGACTACTTTATCTACTCTTCTTAACATGCCAATACAATGTATTACTATTGCTTCATCGGGCTGCATATTCCAGATCCCTGGAAATTTCATCCGTTTATTTCATTCTGCATctccttaattcatattttaatacctTCTTAACTTCCCTTACCCTTCCCTCATATTACCTATCTCCCTGACACTTTCATGGTTGCTGTGTCAGATACAACCTAGGGAAGATTATTTCATCCATGTTCTATTATGTCAAATTCTAAACTCTCCAATATCATATGCAACTGCACTTGGAAGATTCATCCAATACACTCATCCTATCAACATCAGAACTACCCAGAAGGTAGATAACACTACCTCTAAACTTTAGCTCTAAATTAGCCCTACTGACTATTAGATGGCGATCTTTTTCTTTCAGTATTGATAACACCATTCCTATATACCTTACAGTCAATAATGTCAGACTTGTGGTCAATAATGCCAGACTTAAATTTACAGTAGCTTAATCTATAAGGATGATCCTCCTACCATCCAGTGGATTTCATGTTAACTTACTGGCCATCtatgaccaaatactgtattggttataactagattatCTACAAGGTTGTACCAATTTTTTACCGCTGCTATTTTCCGTCCTTACGCaagatttatattttcctaagCTGGGGTATAGTTATTTCCCACTTATACCAACATGAGCATTAAAATTCCCTAACTCTGTGATCCTATCTACTTGTCCCTGTTATTATATGCAAAATTTGTCTGAGTCGCTACTGTTTCCGTTAGTCAGATCTACGAGGAATATACCACTGTGACTGGTATTTCTTACTTTTTGGTTATAAATAAAGCCACTAGAATTCTTTTATGAATAACTTCCCtgcctatgtaccccatccttcctatTTAAACTGTTCTTACAATCTTGTgggcaaagagtcaaaattagacgtaaagaggggggggggggtgaggagGCCAGTAGCTCCTCATGGATGGAATTATTtagttcatttcaagttttaatttcattccttactttcatcttaTTCAACCACGGAAAATGTCTTCGATTTTTTCTTAGTAGAatcctagtaaagaacaaaccacggAGAATCAGGTGCCGGAGTCATCAAATATGGCATCGTacctcagaaagttttttttcaaaagatataTGTATTACATCATCTCTTGTCTATTGATGCATCTCAGGTGGCAAGATAGCTCTGTCTATGTAAAGGGCGAAGTGGGCTCTAATTTTCTTCTTATctattcttttaatttgttttaccagagcacttcatatggaaaaaGTTGAcgtaaaaacttcagagggtgctcattcgatttgaagttgaaagttctaatgctgtttttaagagtcgaaagtgattggagagcattTAGTTCCCCTTGCCCCTCAACAGTGATCAAAatttatgagatagccattttgttcaaaatagtcaaaaggtccaaCAACTACCCCTCAAGGAATGATATGACACCCGGGGGCAAGGGTCGTAAACTATCCAAATGGTTGTTGTAGATACATTAGATTTAATGTAGGGAAAGAAGGGAATGTATGATTCAGGGTTTGTCCAAAAAGACCAAAGTTAGAAAGGTAAAGCTTAAGGCAACGTTGAgtaggatgttgaactaaatcataaggCATTATGTGCATCCATGTTATCGAAAGGATGCATCTGCAACATTTTAGGAACGGTTAGGGttcttaaattgaaactttcgggaTCAACACTACAACTACTAGTGCTACTGCAACTGTGACTGCGAACATTAGTGGCAACGCTCACTTCTTGCAACAGCAACTACTTGCGACTACGACTACTCTGGCTATTCGCAACTACTGCTATTGCTGCAGCCACTAATAGTGCGATTGGGAGTGCTATCGCTGATGCTACTgcttagacaaaaaaaaaacgaagaaaaaaggcaaaaataattAAGTCACCGAAACTAGGGTGGTTTTTAGCCAGAGTAAACGAAGCAATAAAGGTAAAACAAGTATTTCGGCACGGAACTGCTCTAAGCCGTCCTCAGAACACAGAGAAAATCTGAGGATGACTTGTTGGAATTCCTTGCCTAAATGTATGCTTTGTCTTTTCGTTGCCACTTGCTGGAAATCACTCTTGTTTtggtttctttacttttttttcgttttttttttatcaaacgtTGTATATAGCCattgtggtcttagaatgtgtTTATTGCTACTTCTAAACTACTATTGAATTAAACCAAATGAGTTTACGTGCATCCAGGTTGCAAAAATGGGATTGGGACAATATCCTAGGAATGAAATAGAGCATTGAGAGTGCGACTGTCACTATTTGCTACCGCAACTACTGGCGAATTACTACTACTTGTGACAAAGCCTACTTGTGATTGTGAGTACTCGCAACCATGACCACATGTGACTAGAACTATTTGCAGCTGTGACTACTTCTGCTATtcgcaactactactacttgggactgctactactaattgCGATTACTGAGACTGTGACATTAGTGCATGCGACAATTGCTACTACGTGCAACTGCTATTACAACTTGTGACGAGCACTATTAATTgtgactactgctactacttgcGACTGCTAATACTTTTTGGGACTACTACTTACGATTGCGACTACTtccgactactactactatttgtGACTGCTACTACTTgccactacaactactacttcttGCGGCTTCTACTACCGCTCaggaatactactactacttccgACTGTTGGGACTTCTGCTACTTCTTACAACTAGTACTGAAACTGCttgcgactactactactacttgcgACAACTGCTACTTCTTGTGGGGTTTACTAGTACTTGcgacaactactactacttggAACTCTTGTTATTAATTGCAAATACTGCATGTACTTCCCGCAACTGCTACTacttaccactactactgctacttttgACTACTAGTACTGCTTGTAAACACTGCTATTGCTTGCGACTGTAACTATACAACAAGcgactactactgctgcttACAATTACTACTTGTGACCATTACCCCAATTTGCGACTACTACTACTTGCGactaatgctactccttgcaagaactactactacttgtgacgactgctactactacttgaCGACTGCTAATGCCATTTGtgactactacttttactgaaACTACTATTACTGTCAACTTTAAATAGAGATTCTTCCTCACttggattttttcttcttttttccaaaacttgtttttaaacttCGGGCTTCTGATGGCAAAGTTTAATGACCGCTTCTACCATCTAAGTTAATTTGGgcttaaactctaaaaaaagaccaagtcATTTACACTCATGCACTACCATGTTGTGTCGATACTTAACAACTCATTCTGGTAGATATATCGATGACAAAATGCAGTGAACTCTTCCCTCTGCACTAGTCAGCAAGAAGTATATTCTTAATAGGTGCATAGAAATTCTTcctatttttagcaaaattttattgtaatttataaaTTCTTGTGTCTTGATGTCCCAATGGCAAGAAACTAGGGGCTTATCCATTTCCCTATCCTAAAAAGGTCTGGTGGATTCCTGATCCTCCAAAGGATAGCAAATATTTTAGCTTCTAATTTCCCTAAAGTGTTAATCTCCTTAGCCTCGACAGGCAAATGTTCAAATGACAACAATCTAAAAACTTCCCATTCTGCCACATCGATTAGAGTACGAAAACCATTCCAAAAGGCTTGCTGGGGCACCTTTGGACTCTTGCCTTTGATCAAGTTTGACTGAAATCTGACAATCCTTTCCCTTAGATGTTTTGACGACAATAATTTAGGTTCCTCTTCTCccataaaatttagaaaaggtGTGGATCCCCAAAAGGACCACCTTGGACACTATCCCACTTCCGAAAAAGTTTTGTTACTGCTTGGTATCTCCTTTCAATAGATATCCTGAAGACAAAGTTAAGGTACCCCTcccacgatttttttttctcacgaAGTTTGATTGACATCCAGCCAATTTTTTCCCTAAATGTCATCATGACAGGGATGTACGGATTCCCCTTCACGTAACGTTTACAGGCATTGGCTGTGTCCCGACACTGAAAATTCCCAATCAGTGTACCCGTTCTTACTTCTGACGAATTTATTCGTGTTACTATTTTTGAAGATATTCCaattgcaaaattttatttattccttcCCCCAACCACAGACGTTGGGCAAGACGATCAGAGATAACTATTTAGGAACTTATTACTCAAAATGTTTTGCGGAGATCCAACAACCTTTTCTATTGCTTTGATTTTTCAATCGGTTTTCTTTTAGATCTGGCAACCCCTTCCAGTAAGTAAAAACGGACCGATCCCGAAAACGTCCTGGATTTCCCCCCTTTTCATCTGTGAGCTAGATTGTGGCTTGATTTGTCTGAGTACTAGTCTTTAGTCTAATATGcagtgtaaaatttcaaaaatcttgtacAAATAATcggttttaaaataaagataaaaataatcaGATTTTGAGATTTCCATACTTGTATCCCCAGTATTTTCTTCTAGAAAGTAACTTGAAAATTTGGAATATCTTGGTACTTTTATCGTCCATTAGAGCTCTGACGTCTtggatttcccccccccctttcatcTGTGAGCTAGAGTGTGACTTGATTTGTCTGAGTACTAGTCTTTAGTCTAATATGCAgggtaaaatttcaaaaatcttgtacGAATAATcggttttaaaataaagataaaaattatcAGATTTTGAGATTTC
Proteins encoded in this region:
- the LOC136025661 gene encoding piggyBac transposable element-derived protein 3-like — protein: MPHYDEVQTPLDLFRMFITEDILSNIVDQTNLNAMRKKNLALKLSLEELRRFLGVQMLMSILKLPAVRMYWENGIRYSPVADTMSRDRFISLRSFFHICDDTLMIPKGEIGRDKLFKIRRLYDAFRENLKKIDPEEIQSIDEQMIPFKGRIGFRQYLKDKPHSWGVKVFTRAGISGIVYDIEIYTGKGAVEISELGQGTDVVLRLVENLPRFMNFKLFFDNFYTGIDLIHKLRVEYGIESCGTIRSNRMRGAVLDTDANMKKKGRGSVDFRFEGHSEVSVVKWYDNKPVHLASSYCAVTPIDKCQRWDGTTRKYVEVDRPRIVRDYNKSMGA